Genomic DNA from Lutibacter sp. A80:
CATAAATTTTATTTGCAAAGTTTTCGTTACCTTCTAAAACAATAGAATCTCTATTTGACCATAAATGATCTGGATAATACTTATGTCCTAATCGTTGACAATTATACCCGAAAAAAGTATCAAACCCTTGATTTACAGGATCTCCTTCTGAACCAGGAAAACCTAATCCCCATTTACCAAAAGCACCTGTTGTATAACCTGCCTTTTTCATAACTTCAGCTAAAGTATATGTATCATCCGGTATTGGATATTGTCCTTCTGGTTGAATTTCTTTATTACCTCTAACAACCGTATGACCAGTGTGCATACCAGTTAAAAGAGCAGAACGCGATGGCGCGCAAACAGTACTTCCTGAATAATGCTGTGTAAACATCATTCCTTTAGAAGCTAGTTTATCTATATTTGGTGTAGAAAATTTTTCTTGGCCATAACAGCTTAAATCTCCATAACCAAGATCATCTGCAAGGATATAAATTATGTTTGGTTTACTTGTGCTTCCTTCAACATTGGAAGCTACAGAATCTTGTGTCTTATTGCTAGACGAATTACATGACATTAACACTATTGAAAACAATAGAATTAAAATGGAAGTTGAAATTTTAGTCATTTTAAATTATGTAAATTGTGGAATTAAATTTTAAATCCGTTAATTATTTATTTGTTTTTACACACCTACTTTATAGGTATTTTCAAAGGTATTAACTTCCTTTGTTTTGTAATTCTCATTTGAGACCCACAAATGTTGCACATTTACATAATAGCTTTAAAAGACCCTAATTATCCAATGTAATTAGCGCCTTAAAGACAAAAAAACTACGTTAAAATCAAAAAAAGATGGCTATAAATTAACATTTGTATACTCCATATTACTAGTAGAATTTACCAGTTTACCATACCATAGTCTATCCGACATTTTAGTAAATTCAAAATTATTTGATGATAGAACTTTTGTTTTGGAGCAACCATTTTTAATAGGACTTAATAAAATATACGTTCATTTTGTTACTCCAATTAAATAATCATTAACTAAAAAGTAAACGTATTTTAGCTCAGTAAACCTAACAATCGGAAATTAAAGCTTTAATAACTGATTATTAAACTTTAATACTTCACCTACTTTTGTATCAAAACTTTTTAGAGTTTTTCCATAACGAACTTGCAAGTTATTTCCAAGTTTAGATCGTACAACAAGCGTTTGAAGTTTTCCTTCTTTCCATTCTATGTCTACTTCAAAGCCTTTACGAGCCACAATACCTTTTATTGAACCATTTGCCCATTCTTTTGGTAAAGCAGGCAATACGTATATTTCTCCTTCATGGCTTTGCATTAACATTTCTGTGACACCAGAAACTAACCCAAAATTACCATCAATTTGAAATGGAGGATGTTTATCTAATAGGTTGGGTAAAGTAGATTTTTGTTGTAATGCTACAATATTTTCATGAGCTTTTTGAGGCTCTAATAAACGCGCCCAAAAGTTTATAATCCAAGCTCGACTCCAGCCTGTATGACCGCCTCCGTTAGCAAGTCGATGTTCTATGGTTTTTTTTGCAGCTTCAAATAACTCAGGTGTTTTTGTTTTTGAAATTTGATTAGAAGGATGCAAAGCATATAAATGAGATATATGTCTATGCCCTTCATTTTCTTCTTTAAACTCTTCAACCCACTCCATTAAACGTCCATCACTTCCTATTTTAAGTGGCGGCATTTGCTGTATTTTATTTTGTAGAGTATTTCTAAAATCAGTGTCTACACCCAAAATATCTGCCGCTGAAATACAATTTTGAAACAATTCAAAAATTATTTCTCTATCCATTGTAGATCCCATACTAATGGTTGCCATTTCTCCATTTTTATCTAAAAAACTATTTTCAGGTGATACAGAAGGCCCTGAAAGTAACTGTCCTGTTTTAGGGTCGATTACCATAAAATCTACAAAAAACTGCGCAGCTTCTTTCATTACAAGATATGCATAATTTTTTAAGTATTCTTTATCTTCTGTATATTCAAAATGTGTATACAAATGTTGGCAACACCAAGCTGCACCCATAGGCCACATACCATATCTTGCCCTTCCAAAACCAAAAGTATTGTGCCAAATATCACTAGTATGGTGTGCCACAAAACCGCTACAACCATAAGTTTCTTTTGCTGTAATTCGCCCCATTTCACGAAGGTTACCGATATATTCTAAAAACGGTTCATGGCATTCAGATAAATTTGTCATTTCTGACATCCAATAATTCATTTGAACATTGATATTGATATGATAATCGGAGTTCCAAGGAGGTGTTAAACCATTAACCCATATTCCTTGTAAATTGGCAGGTAATGTTCCTGATCTAGAACTACTAATTAATAAATACCTTCCAAACTGATATTGAAGCTGTGTAAGATAATTATCGAAGCTTCCATTTTTTACTTTTTTAAGTCGTTGATTTGTAGGTAAATCTAAACCATCATTATCTGAAATATGAAAATCTACTCGTTTAAACAAAGAGCGATAATCAGCAATATGTTTTTCCTTTAATTCATTGTAATTTAAAGACAAAGCGTGGTCTAAATTCTGCTGACACAAGGTCTTTGGGCTATCAGTACGATAATCGCTAACTGCAGTTACACGGATAATTACCTCATCCGCTTCTGATATCACTAATTTTCCATCTTTAATTTCTGATTTTCCTCCTTTTGCTTCAAAATGAATAATAGCATAAAACTTAACACCTACTCCGCTCCCTACATGCTCAGAAAATTTTATAACATTCTCAGCCAATTCAATTTTAGTGTTTTCAGTACGTTTAACACCTGCAGAAAAACTAATAGCACTATCTTTATCTGCTGAGTATTTAAAAACCATCACTTTATCGGGAAAACTAGAAAAATATTCATTCTTATAAGTAATCCCATTTTTTTGAAATGAAGTTGTTACAATAGAATGGTTTAGATCTAATTCACGTTTATAATTCAAAAGGCTATCTAAATCAGAATTTTCAATAAATAAATTCCCCAACATCTGATTTGCATTGGTTCCTGAAGGTAAACGCTTTGCTAATAATTTTTCGGCAACTACATTTTCAGCTTCAATATATTCACCATCAAACAATAATTGGCGAATCTCACCTAAAGCCTTATTCCCATCCTTTTTATCATTATACCATTTTTTCCCACTCCAAATAGTTTCTTCATTAAGGCAAATTATTTCTTTTGCTGGAGTTCCATAAATCATACTCCCTAAGCTACCATTACCAATAGGCAAACCTTCATCCCATTTTGTTGTAGGCTGATTAAACCAAATTTTTAAGGGTGTTTCTTGCTCTATTTCAGTTGTTTTTGAACAACCAAAAAATATAAAAATCAGCAATATTGGAAGTATGTTTTTCATAATTTTAAAATAAATGGAAATATATTCGGCTATTTTATTGTTTCAAGTTTTCAAATATTTGAATCAATTCTTTTAGCTTTTCAGGATTTTCTTTTGCCAAATTATTTTGTTGACCTATATCATTTTTAAGATTATAGAGTTTATATTCTAATGAATAACCTGTTTCTGTACCTACTTTTTTATTAATACTTTGCCCTTTATATGGTGGTATCATAATCCAATCTCCACTTCTTAAAGCTGTATTAGATTTTGCTTCAATAATTAAATGATCACGACCTTTATCTGAAACCCCCATTAATGTATTTAAGAAGTTTTTACTATCAGTTGGTTTTTCATTTACCCCAACAAGATCTGCTAATGAAGCCAATAAATCCATTTGACAAATTATAGCATCTGACACGCCCGGATTAATTTTACCTTTCCAATAAGTTATAAAAGGTATACGTGTTCCTGCTTCAAAAAGGCTGTATTTACCTCCGCGTAAACCTCCTTTAGGATCGTGATTACCTAATTTTTCAACGGCATCATCAAAATAACCATCATTTAAAACAGGACCATTATCGCTAGAGAATACAATAAGAGTATTCTCTAAAATTCCTTCATCTTCAAGTGTTTTTATAAATTCTCCTATACACCAATCTGCCTCTAAAATTACATCGCCTCTTGGTCCCATTCCTGATTTACCAACAAATCTTGGATGTGGAGTTCTTGGAACATGTGGCTGTTGCATTGCATAATAAAGAAAAAATGGTTTTTCTTTATGTGTTTTTATATAATTTTGTGCTTTACTTAAAAAATGATCTGCCATATCAACATCGCTCCATTTTGCAGCATCTCCACCTTTCATATATCCAATTCTTGGAATGCCATTTACAATGCTATTATTATGACCATGGTGCCATTTCATTGTTAGCATTTCTGGATTTGATTTTGCTGTTGGTTCTCCTTCAAAATTCTTTTTATAATTAACCTCAATAGGATCGCTTTTATCTAAATTTACAACATTCCCATTTTCAATATAAACTGTAGGTACTCGATCTTGTGTGGCGGCTAAGATATACGCTTCATCAAACCCCACTTCATTAGGTCCTGGTTTAATAGTCTCATTCCAATTTACAAATCCCGATCCTAAACCTAAATGCCACTTTCCAATAATAGCAGTTTGATAACCTGCTTTTGATAGCATTTTAGGTAATGTTTGTTGCTTTGTGTCTATTAACAAAGGAGCATCTCCTGGTAATATTTTAGCATCTTTATTTCTCCAAGGATACATTCCGGTTAATAAAGCATAACGACTAGGTGTGCAAGTTGCAGAAGTAGCATAACCATTGGTAAATTTTACACCTCCCAATGCTAAATTATCGATATTTGGAGTTTTTATAGCTGTTGCTCCATAGCAACTTAAATCCCCATATCCTAAATCATCAAGGTAAATAACTACAACATTAGGTTTAATTGTATCTTTATCTATAACCGTGGATGTATTGTTTTTACAACTTAAGTTTACGAGTAATATAAATGCACCTAAGAAGCTTTTGTATAATTTTAAATTCATTATTCTATTGCTTTAAATTTTATTCAACTTTAAAAACACTATTAAAAAATTATTTCACAAATTTAAAATTTTTATACCCAAAAAACTTCTCAATTATGGGGTTTAAATGTTACTTTATTTGAATAGAAAAAACTTAAAATCATTTATATCAAGGTTTTGACAATTTTTAATACTGTTATTTCTTCACCTTACTAAAAATTGATTTAATGTTATACAGGTACCTAAATTTCCACAACAAACTATAATTATTCACTCAACACCAATTAGAAATAAAGCCCTAATTACAATGTTAGACCACTGTTTAATACACTGCTAAACAAGTACTACAAAGTTTAAATTCCTAATAATAAAAAGATTTTATTATTATTAAAATTAGCATTAAACAACCCCTATTTGCTTTATAAATTATTTTCCAAAACAATGGTAATATTTTGTTAAAAACCAAAAACAATGCTATTTTAACAGGGTTATTTAACATTTTAGTAACATTTACCCCCCATAATTGAGAAAATCAAAACATTTAAACATCTTATTTTTGTATAACAATATTCTAGAAGAGAAATTTTCTAGAGCAAATAAAAACAAACTAAACAAATTTAACATTATGAAATTGAAGATAATTACACTTTTTACATGCTGTTTTAGTCTTATTTCTGTATGGTCCCAATCCAACGTTTCAGGTACGGTGACTGACGAAACAGGAATGCCACTAATCGGCGTTAATGTTTTAATTAAAGACACCTCAAAAGGTGTCACTACAGATTTTGACGGTAATTTTCAAATTAGCGTAAATCCAGGCGAAATTTTAAGTTTCTCGTATATTGGTTACAAGGAACAAACAGTATTAATCAACACCCAAAAAACCTTAACAATTGTAATGACTGAAAACGCTTCAAAATTAGATGAAGTTGTAATTGTTGGGTATGGTTCACAAAAAAAAGAGAGTGTTTTAGGTGCCATTAGCCAAGTAAAAGGTGCAGAAATATTAGAATCTGGTGCTTCTAATATTACCAATGCATTAAGTGGACTTTCACCAGGTTTAAATATTGTTCAAACTTCTGGTCAACCAGGAGACGATGCGGGTGATATTTATATTCGTGGTAACTCAGACCCATTAATATTAGTAGATGGGGTTGAAGTTGTTGGAGGGTTTGCAAATATAGACCCTAGAGATGTAGCAAGTGTTAGTACACTTAAAGATGGTGCTGCTACTGCCGTTTACGGTATTAGAGGTGCAAACGGAGTTATTATAATTACTACAAAAAGAGGGCAAATAGGAAAACCAGTAGTAAGTATAACTAGTGAAGTTACTATGAAATTTTATCCAGACAAATATGATTCTTTAGACGCATATGCTGCTGAGAGTTTACGAAATGTAGGTGTCTATAATGACGCTGCTTTTGATACTGGTTTCTCTACAGAAGCTGAATTAGAACACTGGAAAAATGGAGATTTACCTTATATCTATCCAAATACAGATTGGGTTGACTTTACAACAAAAGACTTTGCAACAAGTTTTAATCAGTCGGTGTCTGTAAGAGGTGGTACAGATTTTGTTAAATATTATGCTTCTGCAGGATATTTACAAGAAGGTGACATTACAAATTCTGAACAATTTTACAACTACGATCCAGAATATAAATTTGAAAGATATTCATTTAGAGGAAATTTAGACTTTACATTATCTAATACAACTCGCTTAAAAACAAGTGTTAGTAGCCGAATAGAAGATCAAAATAAAGCGCGTGGAACTGTCAGCAACGATTTTTTAAGGCTGTTTACAGTTGCTCCAGGAAGTAGTGTACCATATTACCCTGAAGAAGCTCTAGAACTTTATCCAGACCCTCTTTACCCTGGATTGGTAGAAAAAAGGTTCCCAATAAGTAGTACAATAGGTACTTTTCTTGAAGGATCAACTAATACTATAAAAACAATTTTCTCTATTGATTTTCAGTTAGAACAAGACTTAGACTTTATTACTGAAGGTTTAACATTTACGGGTAAATATAACTTTATTAGTAATTACCAAACACAAAGTGAAATAAAATTTGACTCATCTTTAGAAACAAGACTAGATAGATACGATTTGTTACCTGATGGTACTTGGGATTCTTTTGAAGGTGCAGATTACGAACGTCCTTACGATTTTAATTTAGGAAGTGAAAGTATTAATAATACTCAAGAAATATCTTATACAAAAGCACAATTTGATTATAAACGTTCTTTTGATAGACATAACGTAACAGCTTTAGGTGCTTTTAGTCGTAATAAAAGAATTAACAACACAGATTTCCCATATTATGAAGAAGTTTGGGTTGGTAGAGCAACTTACAACTATGATACTCGTTATTTTTTCGAAATAAATGGTTCATACAACGGTGACGAAACTTTTGCTGAAGGACAACGTTTTAAGTTTTTCCCATCATATTCTGTAGGTATTAATTTAGCTAAAGAAAAATGGGTAGAAGAAGCCATACCAGCTCTTAACAATTTTAAAATTAGATATTCTAATGGTAAAACTGGAACAAAAAGTGGTTTAGGAACCAATCGTTGGCAATATTTAAGTTTCTATGATAATATAAGTGGAACTGCATCAATAAGACCAACTTGGAGATATAACTTTGGAGAAGGTGATACAGGACGTTTATCTGTTATTAGAGAAACCCAACTTGGAAACGAAGAATTAACATGGTCTACAGTTACAAAACAAAACTTAGGTGTTGAATTTGGACTTTTTGACAATGAAATATCTGGAGAGGTTGAAGTATTTAAAGATAAAAGAGACGGTTTAATTGCCAGACCATCTGCTACCATTCCTGGTTACGCTGGTTTTGTTACCGGACTTCCTTTTGGAAACTTAGGCTCAACAGAAAGTCATGGTCTTGAAGCTACTTTAACTTACAAAAATAGCACCGAAGGAGGGTTTAAATATTCTGCATCTGTTGTTTATGCTTTTTACGAAAACAGAGTTCTAAAAAGTGCTTCGGATGGAGCTGGTACACCTGAATATACAAAAATTGAAGGGAAACCAATCGGCGCATCTTCATTACTACAAACAGATGGTTATTTCCAAAATATTGATGAATTAGTAAACTACCCAGTTTACGCAGGAGATCCAGGTTTAGGAGATTACAGATATATTGATTATAATGCAAATGGAACAGTAATAGGTACTAATATTGAAGATCAAATTCGATTTGATTTACCAAAATCACCTAAACACAGTTATAGCGTAAAATTAAATGGATCTTATAAAAACTGGTCTTTAAGTGCCTTAATTAACGGTGTTGAAGGTCATAAAGGTCTTGTTAATGGAAGTTTAGCTTACGCACTTCCAGAAGGTGTTTCTTCAGCGCGTTACGACCAATTAGACTATTGGACACCTAGTAATCCAGATGCTGCATATCCTGCTTTACATGCAATTGTAAACGACCCTAATTTAGCAGCAGCTACTACAGCTAGAATTGTTAGTCTAGACTATATTAAATTACGAAGCGTAAATCTTGGATATAAATTTAATATGGAAAAAAGTAAAAGTATTAAATTATTGAAAATTTATATTAGCGGTACCAACCTTCTTACCATTTCTGACATGAAATATGCGGATCCTGAAGGAAATTCTCCAGGTGCTTACCCATTACTACAAAGAGTTAACCTAGGTTTAAATATGAGCTTTTAAAAATTAAAATTATGAAAAAAACAAAATATACATTTATTTTAATCTTGGCAAGCCTTTTTATTAGCTGTGAAGATTATTTAGACAATGAACAATCCTTCGAATCATTAGACCAAAACGATGTATTTAGCGACATTTATTTGGCTAAAAAATATTTAGATGGTGCTTACACCTACTTAATTTCTGAAGTAAGTGCTAAATCTAGTACCCCAGATATACTTCCAGGTATGACAATGTCTGGAGAAGGTTACCCTGGCAGAATGGGTAATAGTGTACCTCAAAGATATATGTCGTACGCCAATTCAGATTATTTAGGTTTAATGAACCTATCACCTGGAGCTGGAACTGCTACTACACCAAATTTTGTATCTAGATATTTTGAATCTTGGAAAGGAATTAGAACTGTAAATAGTTTTCTTGAAAATAGTGATAAAATAAGTAATGCTTCCGAAGAAGATGTTAACGGCTTAATTGGCCAAGCGTATTTTTTAAGAGCCTATTTTTACCACTTAATAACAAAACGTCACGGAGGTCTTGTTTATTTAAAAGAAAACTTAAGTCTTAACGAACCTCTAGAACGAGAAAGAGAAACTTATGCTAGTAATTTAGCAGATATGTTAGAAGATCTAGATCTTGCTATAAGCTTACTTCCAATAGCATGGGAATCTGAAAATGTAGGACGACCAACAAGAGGTGCTGCTATGGCTCTAAAATCTAGAATTACATTATTTGCTGCCAGTCCTTTAGTAAATACTTCAAACGACCAACAACCTTGGATAGATGCTGCAACTGCTGCTTCAGACCTAATTAATTATGCAAATGAAAATGGTTTATACAACCTTGTAGACGCAAGCAGTGCTAACAGTATAGACGTTGACCATAATGGAGCTGATCTATTTACTCCAGAACCAGAAGCTTTACTACCTTATCGAAATGTATTTGTTGGAGCAGGTAAATCAAAGACATTACCTCAAGAAGTAATTTTTATGGAGGTAAATGATTTTACTGCTGGTGGTGGTGGAACTTTAGTTCCGCTTCCTAGAACATATTTAACAACAGGGTTTGACATAGCAAAAGGTAACAATAACCCAATGAATATTGGAGCATTAGCTAATTTTATAGAAAAATTTGAAACAAAAAGTGGTCTTCCAATTGAAGACGACCCTTCATACAACCCTCAAGAACCATTTATTAATAGAGATCCTAGATTTTACAATGCAATTTTATTTGATGGAGTTCCATGGACAGTAACTACTGCAAATGCCGTAAACAATTCAGGTGCTGCTGATTTAGCAATTGTAAATGAAGAAGGTAAACTAGGATTAGACATTCATGACCCTGCAACACCAACTAATAGATACTGGCAAGTTTTAAATACAACCGGGTTACGTATAAGAAAATGGATTCCAAATGGATATTATTTAACATCTGGTTGGAAAGGTCACTTAGACTACTATGCAAATAATATTGTGTTTAGAATGTCTGAAATTTATTTAAACTATGCTGAAGCTGCAAATGAAGCTTATGGTCCAGGAGGAACTGCACCAGGAGCAAGCTTATCTGCCCTTGATGCTGTAAATAAAATAAGAAACAGAGTGGGAATGCCTAATGTAAATGCTAAATACTCTGGTTCTAAAGATGGTCTAAGAGAACGAATTAGAAATGAACGTGCTATTGAATTATGTTTTGAAGGTTTTAGATATGATGATATAAGAAGATGGAAAACGGCTCATTTAGAAGAAAACTTAAAAGTTGAATTTTTAGAAATGCGTTGGCAAGGTGGAGAATCAGAAATTTACCCATCAGGATTTAGTTATGAAAATGTAGAGCGCACAGATTTAAGAAAAACATTTAGTGAAAGAAACTATTGGTGGCCAATTCCTAGTTCAGAAATTGAAGCAGTACCAACATTTAGACAAACAGATGGCTGGTAATATATCTTTTTTAAAGACTATATCTAAAACATCTAACTTAAAACTATAAAATAAAACAAATGAAAATAACCATAAAAAAATTAAAAGGTTTTGTTTTCTGCGTATTTAATGTTCTCGCTATTAATATTGGTGTAGCTCAAAATACCCCATTAAAAAGTGTAGCAGCTCAAGAAGATTCGCAACAAATAACAAATAATGATGAATTTCTAAAAACACCATTTGGAGTTTTTAACATTACACAAACAACTGGTGCTATCTTTAGAATTTCTGGTGATGAATTAAGAAAATCAGGTGGTGATAATTTAATGAACTCATTAAGAGGAAAAGTACCTGGATTAAGAATTATTAGAACTAGTAACACCCCAGGAAATGGTGGGTATTCATATACCCTAAATGGCGGTACTCCTAACGTATTAATCGATGGTCAACCTAGAGGTTTACAAGTTGATTTAAGAGATATAGAGGAAGTAATAGTACTTAACGATGCAACTTTTAACTCTTTGTTAGGAAATTTAGGTGATAATGGACTTATTTACGTAATTACAAAAGGGAATAAACCTAGTAAACCAGTAATTGAAGTTAATTATCAAAATTCTTATAACACACCTTCTCACTTGCCTAATTTATTATCGGCTGCAGAGTATGCAACTGTAGTAAACCAAGCGGCAAATAATGATGGATTAGCTAATATATATAGCCCAGAAGCTATTGAAGCATACAAAAATGGTTCAGACCCAATTAATTTTCCAAATATAGATTCTCAAGAAACATTTTTAGAAGACTCTACTCCATCTAATTATTTATCTCTTAACTTATACGGTGGAAAAGAAGATCTTACATACAGTGCTTTTCTAGGTTATTCAGACTGGAAAGGATTAGAAAAAATTGGAGCAATTGATGGTCGAAACATTACTTTTAGAACTAAAATTAATACAAAAATTAATGATATTTTAAAAGCTCATGCTAGTGTTTATGGTAGATTTGGACTTAACGACAGACCTGTAATTGGACCTAACGATACGTTTAGTTGGATAACAAACACACCAGCAAACGCTTTCCCTTTAAAAGTTGGAGACTCTGCTTATGTTGTTAATAATCAATATCAAACTAATTTATTATCAGAATTAGAAAATGGAGGAACAAGAACAGATTATACTTCTAATATGATTTTTGATTTGGGTATGGATTTCGATTTTGGAAAATTTGTTGAAGGCCTTTCCTATAGTACATACATTATGATGAAAACTTATAATGCACACTCTTTAGTTACTAATAATACTCCTGGTTTGTACACCCTAGAAAACTTTCAAGATATTACAGGGCAAGATTCTTTAGCTTTAAAAGTAAATAAAAATGAATATTTAGACCTATCTGTTGGAAGAACAGGAGGTGCAATTCAAAGAGATTTTGCTTATGGAGGTAATTTTAGCTACATCAAAAAATTTGATGAAAGTGTCTTAAATTTAAATTTAAATCATCTTTTATATTATCAACCAAATACTAATTCTAGTCAAACAGATAAACGTAATATAACATTAAACTTAAATGGTGCG
This window encodes:
- a CDS encoding SusC/RagA family TonB-linked outer membrane protein, with the translated sequence MKITIKKLKGFVFCVFNVLAINIGVAQNTPLKSVAAQEDSQQITNNDEFLKTPFGVFNITQTTGAIFRISGDELRKSGGDNLMNSLRGKVPGLRIIRTSNTPGNGGYSYTLNGGTPNVLIDGQPRGLQVDLRDIEEVIVLNDATFNSLLGNLGDNGLIYVITKGNKPSKPVIEVNYQNSYNTPSHLPNLLSAAEYATVVNQAANNDGLANIYSPEAIEAYKNGSDPINFPNIDSQETFLEDSTPSNYLSLNLYGGKEDLTYSAFLGYSDWKGLEKIGAIDGRNITFRTKINTKINDILKAHASVYGRFGLNDRPVIGPNDTFSWITNTPANAFPLKVGDSAYVVNNQYQTNLLSELENGGTRTDYTSNMIFDLGMDFDFGKFVEGLSYSTYIMMKTYNAHSLVTNNTPGLYTLENFQDITGQDSLALKVNKNEYLDLSVGRTGGAIQRDFAYGGNFSYIKKFDESVLNLNLNHLLYYQPNTNSSQTDKRNITLNLNGAYALKDKYILYANLNSSSSSRFLDENKTKYYPTFGAAWVASNEEFLKDNNVIDYLKFRTSYGIVGTEYGFETLLYLDTWSGGRNNGTTFLGTTGNPSQDELGYRLSTTGNEAIDWVEYNQLFAGIELQLLKKLRLDFNYFDIEVNNQVVKASQLYASALGNDVYLPQLNYKQSRNKGFNSSVTFNNNTNALKYYISANVGHYKSIGQKIAEVQYPDEYRLQEGKAQDLITGYVSDGLFTAENIGDALPQFGDVQIGDIKYVDLNGDNIIDTRDQKAIGNSTPRYNYGISVGFEYQNFNLDITGMGVAGYDINLNSYSYYKHSGLGNYYGSVNNDLPNGNANPRLSTLTSINNYKNSDYWILDGSFFKIANLELGYAMPETLIANTPLSNVKIFLRGTNLAVFSKMKDLDPEDPSAGFSEYPMMKTFSLGTTINF